One stretch of Candidatus Eremiobacterota bacterium DNA includes these proteins:
- a CDS encoding transposase, with amino-acid sequence MYVIYYSELVEHIPNVNLIGCWAHARRKFDEAVKAEERNSDPGAPRPPKIVYSKFPESPNSSW; translated from the coding sequence GTGTACGTTATCTATTACTCAGAGCTTGTTGAGCATATACCCAATGTCAACCTGATTGGATGCTGGGCCCATGCTCGCCGTAAATTTGACGAGGCAGTCAAGGCAGAGGAGAGGAACTCAGATCCCGGCGCCCCCCGGCCTCCGAAGATAGTATACAGTAAATTTCCGGAAAGTCCAAATAGTTCCTGGTGA